From the Diceros bicornis minor isolate mBicDic1 chromosome 19, mDicBic1.mat.cur, whole genome shotgun sequence genome, one window contains:
- the FLRT3 gene encoding leucine-rich repeat transmembrane protein FLRT3 produces the protein MISPAWSIFLIGTKIGLFLQVAPLSVMAKSCPSVCRCDAGFIYCNDRFLTSIPTGIPQDATTLYLQNNQINNAGIPSDLKNLLKVERIYLYHNSLDEFPTNLPKYVKELHLQENNIRTITYDSLSKIPYLEELHLDDNSVSAVSIEEGAFRDSNYLRLLFLSRNHLSTIPWGLPRTIEELRLDDNRISTISSPSLQGLTSLKRLVLDGNLLNNHGLGDKVFFNLVNLTELSLVRNSLTAAPVNLPGTNLRKLYLQDNHINRVPPNAFSYLRQLYRLDMSNNNLSNLPQGIFDDLDNITQLILRNNPWYCGCKMKWVRDWLQSLPVKVNVRGLMCQAPEKVRGMAIKDLNAELFDCKDSAIVSTIQITTAIPNTVYPAQGQWPAPVTKQPDIKNPKLTKDQRTTESPARKTIIITVKSVTSDTIHISWKLVLPMTALRLSWLKLGHSPAFGSITETIVTGERSEYLVTALEPDSPYRVCMVPMETSNLYLFDETPVCIETETAPLRMYNPTTTLNREQEKEPYKNPNLPLAAIIGGAVALVTIALLALVCWYVHRNGSLFSRNCAYSKGRRRKDDYAEAGTKKDNSILEIRETSFQMLPISNEPISKEEFVIHTIFPPNGMNLYKNNHSESSSNRSYRDSGIPDSDHSHS, from the coding sequence ATGATCAGCCCAGCCTGGAGCATCTTCCTCATTGGGACTAAAATTGGGCTGTTCCTTCAGGTGGCACCTTTATCAGTTATGGCTAAATCTTGTCCATCTGTATGCCGCTGTGATGCAGGTTTCATTTACTGTAATGATCGCTTTCTGACATCCATTCCAACAGGAATACCACAAGATGCTACAACTCTCTACCTTCAGAACAACCAAATAAATAATGCTGGGATTCCTTCAGATTTGAAAAACTTGCTGAAAGTAGAAAGAATATACCTATACCACAACAGTTTAGATGAATTTCCTACCAACCTCCCGAAGTATGTAAAAGAGTTACATTTGCAAGAAAATAACATAAGGACAATCACTTATGATTCTCTTTCAAAAATTCCCTATCTGGAAGAATTACATTTAGATGATAACTCGGTCTCTGCTGTTAGCATCGAAGAGGGGGCATTCCGAGACAGCAACTATCTCCGACTGCTTTTCCTATCCCGTAATCACCTTAGCACAATCCCCTGGGGTTTGCCCAGGACTATAGAAGAACTACGCTTGGATGATAATCGCATATCCACTATTTCATCACCATCTCTTCAAGGTCTCACTAGCCTAAAACGCCTCGTTTTGGATGGAAACCTTTTGAACAACCATGGCTTAGGTGACAAAGTTTTCTTCAACCTAGTCAACTTAACAGAACTGTCACTGGTACGGAATTCCCTGACTGCTGCACCAGTAAACCTTCCAGGCACAAACCTAAGGAAGCTTTATCTTCAAGATAACCACATCAATCGGGTGcctccaaatgctttttcttatcTAAGGCAGCTGTATCGACTTGATATGTCCAATAATAACCTAAGTAATTTACCTCAGGGTATCTTTGATGATTTGGACAATATAACCCAACTGATTCTTCGCAACAATCCCTGGTATTGTGGGTGCAAGATGAAATGGGTACGTGACTGGTTACAATCACTACCTGTGAAGGTCAATGTGCGTGGGCTCATGTGCCAAGCCCCAGAAAAAGTTCGGGGGATGGCTATCAAGGACCTCAATGCAGAACTGTTTGATTGTAAGGACAGTGCAATTGTAAGCACCATTCAGATAACCACTGCAATACCCAACACAGTGTACCCTGCTCAAGGACAGTGGCCAGCTCCAGTGACCAAACAGCCAGACATTAAGAACCCCAAGCTCACTAAAGATCAGCGAACCACAGAGAGTCCAGCAAGAAAAACAATTATAATTACTGTGAAATCTGTCACCTCTGACACAATTCATATCTCCTGGAAACTTGTCCTACCTATGACTGCTTTAAGACTCAGCTGGCTCAAACTGGGCCATAGCCCAGCATTTGGATCTATAACAGAAACAATTGTAACAGGGGAACGCAGTGAATACCTGGTCACAGCCTTGGAGCCTGATTCGCCCTATCGAGTCTGCATGGTTCCCATGGAAACTAGTAATCTCTACCTATTTGATGAAACTCCTGTTTGTATTGAGACTGAAACTGCACCCCTTCGAATGTACAATCCTACAACCACCCTTAATCGAGAGCAAGAGAAAGAACCTTACAAAAACCCCAATTTACCGTTGGCTGCCATCATTGGTGGGGCTGTGGCCCTGGTGACCATTGCCCTTCTTGCTTTAGTTTGCTGGTATGTTCATAGGAATGGATCACTTTTCTCAAGGAACTGTGCATACAGCAaagggaggagaagaaaggaTGACTATGCGGAAGCTGGCACCAAGAAGGATAATTCCATCCTGGAAATCAGGGAGACTTCTTTTCAGATGTTACCAATAAGTAATGAACCAATCTCAAAGGAGGAATTTGTAATACACACCATATTTCCTCCTAATGGAATGAATCTGTACAAAAACAATCACAGTGAAAGCAGTAGTAACCGAAGCTACAGAGACAGTGGTATTCCAGACTCAGATCACTCACATTCATGA